In one window of Micromonospora cathayae DNA:
- a CDS encoding ornithine cyclodeaminase family protein: MRFLDATAIERLLDPQTAYDSQREAFHCLGSGLADLAERLILAGTDGDALAFCYAARLRPGTPAVCKFGAVAPDNSRLGLPSVHAQILALHPRTGQLIAAFDGEAVTTLRTPAATAVAVDHLAAPGPRTLAVLGCGVQGRAHVRALAGRVSRVLLWDHRPGRAAETADRLAPEVPVPVSAAPSAAAAVGAAEIVVTCTTSSTPVLRGEWVTDGATVVSVGSFAPDRSEVDRALVRRAGAVVVDHVPTGLRQAGPVVGAVAAGDLAPDTLIGLGDVVANGRQARADRHTIVYYNSVGLGVQDAAAVNAMLAAQTRQEQV; the protein is encoded by the coding sequence ATGCGCTTCCTCGACGCCACCGCCATCGAGCGGCTCCTCGACCCGCAGACCGCCTACGACTCGCAACGGGAGGCGTTCCACTGCCTCGGATCGGGCCTCGCCGACCTGGCGGAACGGCTCATCCTCGCCGGTACCGACGGGGACGCGCTCGCCTTCTGCTACGCGGCCCGGCTACGTCCCGGGACGCCGGCGGTGTGCAAGTTCGGCGCGGTCGCCCCGGACAACAGCCGGCTCGGCCTGCCGAGCGTGCACGCCCAGATCCTGGCCCTGCACCCCCGTACCGGCCAGCTGATCGCCGCCTTCGACGGTGAGGCCGTCACCACCCTGCGCACCCCGGCGGCGACCGCCGTCGCGGTGGACCACCTCGCCGCGCCCGGCCCGCGGACCCTCGCCGTGCTCGGCTGCGGCGTGCAGGGACGCGCGCACGTACGCGCGCTCGCCGGGCGGGTGTCCCGCGTGCTGCTCTGGGACCATCGGCCGGGCCGGGCCGCGGAAACCGCCGACCGGCTCGCCCCCGAGGTGCCGGTGCCGGTCTCGGCGGCACCCTCCGCCGCCGCGGCGGTCGGTGCCGCCGAGATCGTGGTGACCTGCACGACCAGCAGCACCCCGGTGCTGCGGGGCGAGTGGGTCACCGACGGGGCCACCGTGGTCAGCGTCGGCTCCTTCGCGCCGGACCGGTCCGAAGTGGACCGGGCCCTCGTGCGACGGGCCGGCGCGGTGGTCGTCGACCACGTTCCCACCGGGCTGCGCCAGGCCGGCCCCGTCGTGGGTGCCGTGGCCGCCGGCGACCTGGCCCCCGATACGCTGATCGGTCTCGGCGACGTGGTGGCCAACGGCCGGCAGGCCCGCGCCGACCGGCACACCATCGTCTACTACAACAGCGTCGGCCTCGGCGTACAGGACGCCGCCGCCGTCAACGCGATGCTGGCGGCGCAGACGCGGCAGGAGCAGGTCTGA
- a CDS encoding saccharopine dehydrogenase, protein MSNTVRLWVRHETRSTERRTPVTPDDARRLVAAGLDVTVEESPQRIFPLREYLDAGCTGAPAGSWPDAPPDTVVVGLKELPDQPAALTHRHVYFGHAYKGQRGAAELLRRFAAGDGALLDLEYLVDDDGRRLAAFGYWAGYLGAALGVLHLAGELDVPLAPLRRSDLDERLRRSAKTGEPPRALVIGALGRCGRGARSALAVAGITPTCWDLAETTNLDRAALLDHDLLVNTVLSTGPVEPFLTTADVDRPDRRLTLVADVTCDVGSPYNTLPIYDRTSTWDQPVLRLRATGPVLDVIAVDNLPSLLPREASDAFSADLLPHLLSLAGPTAATWRRCERVYRETCRTYGIEVEEVDG, encoded by the coding sequence ATGAGCAACACCGTACGACTGTGGGTCCGCCACGAGACCAGATCGACCGAGCGTCGCACGCCGGTCACCCCCGACGACGCACGGCGGCTCGTCGCCGCCGGTCTCGACGTCACCGTCGAGGAGTCACCACAGCGGATCTTCCCGCTGCGGGAGTACCTCGACGCGGGCTGCACCGGGGCACCGGCGGGCAGTTGGCCCGACGCGCCCCCGGACACCGTCGTCGTCGGGCTGAAGGAACTCCCCGACCAGCCGGCGGCGCTGACCCACCGGCACGTCTACTTCGGCCACGCCTACAAGGGGCAACGCGGCGCGGCGGAACTGCTGCGCCGCTTCGCCGCCGGCGATGGCGCGCTACTGGACCTCGAATACCTCGTGGACGACGACGGACGCCGCCTCGCCGCCTTCGGCTACTGGGCCGGCTACCTCGGCGCCGCCCTCGGGGTGCTGCACCTGGCCGGTGAACTCGACGTCCCGCTGGCGCCGCTGCGGCGGTCGGACCTCGACGAGAGGCTGCGCCGCAGCGCCAAGACCGGCGAACCGCCCCGGGCCCTGGTCATCGGCGCCCTCGGCCGCTGCGGGCGGGGCGCCCGGTCCGCCCTGGCCGTCGCCGGGATCACCCCGACCTGCTGGGACCTGGCGGAGACGACGAACCTGGACCGGGCCGCGCTGCTCGACCACGATCTGCTGGTCAACACCGTGCTCAGCACCGGCCCGGTGGAACCGTTCCTCACCACCGCCGACGTCGACCGCCCGGACCGGCGGCTGACCCTGGTCGCCGACGTCACCTGCGACGTCGGCTCGCCGTACAACACGTTGCCCATCTACGACCGGACCTCCACCTGGGACCAGCCCGTCCTCCGGTTGCGCGCCACCGGGCCGGTGCTGGACGTCATCGCGGTGGACAACCTGCCGTCGCTGCTGCCCCGCGAGGCCAGCGACGCCTTCTCGGCCGACCTGCTGCCGCACCTGCTGTCGCTGGCCGGTCCGACCGCGGCGACCTGGCGGCGGTGCGAACGGGTGTACCGGGAGACCTGCCGGACGTACGGAATCGAAGTGGAGGAAGTCGATGGCTGA
- a CDS encoding saccharopine dehydrogenase family protein codes for MAERIPASGRVHWVGAGLSTGSGLGVLCDQADQVLLWHRTVERAEERLAALGLAGRATPRALDGDALADALEPGDVVVSMLPADHHPALLRLCLASGAHFACSSYVSEPIAAESAAAARHGIVVLAESGADPGIDHLFAHKLVAQARAELGDGPATVAFTSYCGGLPAVPNDFRYRFSWSPRAVLTALRAPGRYIEAGVERVVAHPWEATRPHLVAGESFEAYPNRDSVPFLRQYALPPHWRPETFIRGTLRLAGWRDAWAPVFETLRAGDPQQIGKLADDLGDRYPMTGDDRDRLVLAVTLDVHAAHGGTWSGQYLLDVVGDDRESAMARCVSLPLAFGVTGIITGRTPAGLHRAAEEIEEIDRWLDFLGRHGVVGSSRIGGTTRR; via the coding sequence ATGGCTGAACGGATCCCGGCGAGTGGTCGGGTGCACTGGGTCGGCGCGGGGCTGTCCACCGGCAGTGGCCTGGGTGTGCTGTGCGACCAGGCCGACCAGGTCCTGTTGTGGCACCGTACCGTCGAGCGTGCCGAGGAACGGCTGGCCGCGCTCGGCCTCGCCGGCCGGGCCACCCCGCGTGCCTTGGACGGTGACGCGTTGGCCGACGCACTGGAACCGGGCGACGTGGTGGTGTCCATGCTGCCCGCCGACCACCATCCGGCGTTGCTGCGGCTCTGCCTCGCCTCAGGGGCGCACTTCGCCTGTTCGAGCTACGTCTCCGAGCCGATCGCCGCGGAGTCCGCGGCGGCGGCGCGCCACGGCATCGTGGTCCTCGCCGAATCGGGGGCCGACCCGGGCATCGACCACCTGTTCGCGCACAAGCTCGTCGCGCAGGCACGGGCGGAACTCGGGGACGGCCCCGCCACGGTCGCCTTCACCTCCTACTGCGGTGGCCTGCCGGCCGTCCCGAACGACTTCCGGTACCGCTTCAGCTGGTCGCCGCGGGCGGTGTTGACCGCGCTGCGGGCACCGGGGCGGTACATCGAAGCCGGGGTGGAACGGGTCGTCGCCCACCCCTGGGAGGCCACCCGCCCGCACCTGGTGGCCGGCGAGTCCTTCGAGGCGTACCCGAACCGGGACAGCGTCCCCTTTCTCCGGCAGTACGCCCTGCCACCGCACTGGCGGCCGGAGACGTTCATCCGCGGCACCCTGCGGCTCGCCGGCTGGCGCGACGCGTGGGCACCGGTCTTCGAGACGTTGCGCGCCGGCGACCCGCAGCAGATCGGGAAACTGGCCGACGACCTCGGTGACCGGTACCCGATGACCGGGGACGACCGGGACCGGCTGGTCCTCGCGGTCACCCTGGACGTCCACGCGGCGCACGGCGGGACCTGGTCCGGACAGTACCTACTCGACGTCGTCGGCGACGACCGGGAGAGCGCGATGGCCCGGTGCGTGTCGCTGCCGTTGGCCTTCGGGGTGACCGGGATCATCACCGGCCGGACCCCGGCCGGACTGCACCGGGCCGCCGAGGAGATCGAGGAGATCGACCGGTGGCTCGACTTCCTCGGCCGGCACGGCGTGGTCGGGTCGAGCCGGATCGGCGGGACGACCCGCCGGTAG
- a CDS encoding alpha/beta fold hydrolase, whose amino-acid sequence MTGEQIVLVGGLWLDASAWSGVAAELTERGRHAVPVTLPGQGDGRTSATLADQVDAVLAAVDAGPGGSVVVGHSAACTLAWMAADARPGRVTRVVLIGGFPWGDGRPYADLFPIVDGVMPFPGWEPFDGADAADLDEPARQAFAAAAVPVPVGVARGVVRLTDERRFDVPVVVVCPEFTPAQAREWIAAGDVPELARARHVDLVDIDSGHWPMITRPAELAAILATV is encoded by the coding sequence ATGACCGGAGAACAGATCGTGCTCGTGGGTGGGCTGTGGCTGGACGCGTCGGCGTGGAGCGGCGTGGCGGCCGAACTGACGGAACGGGGCCGTCACGCGGTACCGGTGACCCTGCCGGGTCAGGGCGACGGGCGTACCTCGGCGACCCTCGCCGACCAGGTCGACGCGGTGCTCGCCGCCGTGGACGCCGGGCCCGGCGGTTCGGTGGTGGTGGGGCACTCCGCCGCCTGCACGCTGGCCTGGATGGCGGCCGACGCGCGGCCCGGCCGGGTGACCAGGGTGGTGCTGATCGGCGGGTTCCCGTGGGGCGACGGGCGGCCGTACGCGGACCTCTTCCCGATCGTCGACGGCGTGATGCCGTTCCCCGGCTGGGAGCCGTTCGACGGGGCGGACGCGGCGGACCTGGACGAGCCGGCGCGGCAGGCGTTCGCGGCGGCGGCGGTCCCGGTACCCGTGGGTGTGGCCAGGGGGGTGGTGCGGCTGACCGACGAGCGGCGGTTCGACGTACCCGTCGTGGTGGTGTGCCCCGAGTTCACGCCGGCCCAGGCACGTGAGTGGATCGCCGCGGGAGACGTGCCCGAGCTGGCCCGGGCGAGACACGTCGACCTGGTCGACATCGACTCCGGCCACTGGCCGATGATCACGCGTCCGGCGGAGCTGGCGGCGATCCTGGCGACGGTCTAG
- a CDS encoding cellulose-binding protein produces the protein MRTRSRSQLLAGGVALAAVATAVVALPMVQVSAASGPNLSLGAGADGSSKASGTSYGNVLDGNLSTYWSPAGSTGRISVKWGSATTVSAITIREASGAVGAIGSWRVVNNDTGSVLATGSGAGAITFAPATLSKINFEITGSSGTPRVAEFETYASATTPPTTAPPTTVPPTTPPGTTPPPTTPPPSGNVLYAAPGGSDSASGTETNPTTLTSAITRIGAGGTIYLRGGTYRYSQTVTIGQGNNGTSSARKKLFAYPGETPVLNFSAQSEDPANRGLVLGGSYWHVHGLVVERAGDNGILLAGNNNIVERVITRHNRDSGLQLSRLVADAPRDQWPSNNLVLSTVSHDNVDSDGEDADGFAPKLTVGPGNVFRYTVAHNNIDDGYDLYTKSDTGPIGAVTIESSLAYGNGTLSNGGQAGAGDRNGYKLGGEDIGVNHIVRGNIAYDNGKHGFTYNRNLGTMQVSNNASVGNTERNFTFDGGSSVFRNNTSCDGGSNDKIIGNSDSSNQFWSGSNGSRCAQYSGALGWSFASDGRLVVTFGGRVVTP, from the coding sequence GTGCGAACCAGATCAAGATCCCAGCTTCTCGCCGGCGGCGTCGCCCTGGCGGCCGTCGCCACGGCCGTCGTGGCGCTGCCGATGGTCCAGGTGTCCGCCGCGAGCGGCCCCAACCTCAGCCTCGGAGCCGGTGCCGACGGATCGAGCAAGGCCAGCGGAACCAGCTACGGCAACGTGCTCGACGGCAACCTGAGCACCTACTGGTCACCTGCCGGCTCGACCGGTCGCATCTCGGTCAAGTGGGGCTCGGCCACCACGGTGTCCGCGATCACCATCCGTGAGGCGTCCGGCGCTGTCGGGGCCATCGGATCCTGGCGGGTCGTCAACAACGACACCGGTTCCGTCCTGGCCACCGGCAGCGGGGCGGGTGCCATCACCTTCGCTCCGGCCACCCTCAGTAAGATCAACTTTGAGATCACCGGTTCGAGTGGCACCCCGCGGGTCGCCGAGTTCGAGACCTACGCCTCGGCGACGACCCCACCCACGACCGCCCCTCCCACGACCGTGCCGCCCACGACCCCGCCGGGGACCACGCCTCCGCCCACGACCCCACCGCCGTCGGGCAACGTCCTGTACGCGGCACCGGGCGGTAGCGACAGCGCCTCCGGGACGGAGACGAACCCGACCACGCTCACCTCCGCGATCACCCGCATCGGGGCCGGCGGGACGATCTACCTGCGCGGCGGCACCTACCGCTACTCGCAGACCGTCACCATCGGCCAGGGCAACAACGGCACGTCGAGCGCCCGCAAGAAGCTGTTCGCGTACCCGGGCGAAACCCCGGTCCTGAACTTCTCGGCGCAGAGCGAGGACCCGGCGAACCGTGGACTCGTCCTGGGCGGGTCGTACTGGCACGTCCACGGCCTGGTGGTGGAGCGCGCCGGTGACAACGGCATCCTCCTCGCCGGCAACAACAACATCGTCGAGCGGGTGATCACCCGCCACAACCGGGACTCGGGGCTGCAGCTCTCCCGCCTGGTGGCGGACGCGCCCAGGGACCAGTGGCCGTCCAACAACCTCGTGTTGAGCACGGTGTCGCACGACAACGTCGACTCCGACGGTGAGGACGCGGACGGCTTCGCACCGAAGCTCACCGTGGGACCCGGCAACGTCTTCCGCTACACGGTCGCCCACAACAACATCGACGACGGCTACGACCTCTACACCAAGTCCGACACCGGACCGATCGGGGCGGTGACCATCGAATCGTCCCTCGCCTACGGCAACGGCACCCTCAGCAACGGTGGACAGGCCGGCGCGGGCGACCGCAACGGCTACAAGCTCGGCGGCGAGGACATCGGGGTCAACCACATCGTCCGGGGCAACATCGCCTACGACAACGGCAAGCACGGCTTCACCTACAACCGCAACCTGGGCACGATGCAGGTGTCGAACAACGCCAGCGTCGGCAACACCGAACGTAACTTCACCTTCGACGGCGGCAGCTCGGTCTTCCGCAACAACACCTCGTGCGACGGCGGATCGAACGACAAGATCATCGGTAACTCGGACAGCTCGAACCAGTTCTGGTCCGGCTCCAACGGCTCCCGGTGCGCCCAGTACTCCGGGGCGCTGGGCTGGTCGTTCGCCTCGGACGGCCGGCTCGTCGTGACGTTCGGCGGCCGGGTGGTGACCCCCTGA
- a CDS encoding Nramp family divalent metal transporter: MTQTPADRFPTRHLPGVTVRDLPPPPRSTWKVIGPGVIAAGVGLASGEFILYPYIASQVGLVFLWAAAVGLITQWFLNMEIERYTLATGETALTGFSRFWRHWGLVFAVMTYFANLWPGWVSSSATMVTYLLGGGNVTWIAVGMLLAIGLTLTLAPVVYTALERVEFLKVGLVVFFVVVAVFFAISADAWGELPRTVTAPDFPVELGFALMLSALVFAGAGGGQNLVQSNWIRDKGFGMGAYVPRLVSPVTGRKEAAPDAAGFVFEPTEENLRRWRGWWRLANREQLVTFVLISFVTITLMSMLAYSTVYGQPGLANSVDFLAVEGERLKELVGGWFGVLFWMIGAFSLFAAAMGIVDYTSRLAADVLATSYLRRVSESRIYFALVWGLVGLGCAILLAGFAQPLVLLVISACVGGLMMFIYAILLLVVNRRVLPEQIRPRGYRVAALVWAVVLFGVFSALTIWQQGGKLLDWLS, from the coding sequence ATGACGCAGACCCCTGCCGACCGCTTCCCGACCCGACACCTTCCCGGCGTCACCGTCCGGGACCTGCCCCCACCGCCCCGGTCGACTTGGAAGGTCATCGGCCCGGGGGTGATCGCCGCCGGGGTCGGCCTGGCGTCGGGGGAGTTCATCCTCTACCCGTACATCGCCTCGCAGGTGGGGTTGGTCTTCCTCTGGGCCGCCGCGGTGGGGCTGATCACCCAGTGGTTCCTGAACATGGAGATCGAGCGGTACACGTTGGCGACCGGTGAGACCGCGCTGACCGGGTTCTCCCGGTTCTGGCGGCACTGGGGGCTGGTCTTCGCGGTCATGACGTACTTCGCCAACCTCTGGCCCGGCTGGGTGTCCAGCTCGGCCACCATGGTCACGTACCTGCTCGGCGGCGGGAACGTCACCTGGATCGCCGTCGGCATGCTGCTCGCCATCGGGCTGACGCTGACCCTGGCCCCGGTGGTCTACACCGCGCTGGAGCGGGTGGAGTTCCTGAAGGTCGGCCTGGTGGTGTTCTTCGTGGTGGTGGCGGTGTTCTTCGCGATCTCCGCCGACGCCTGGGGGGAACTGCCCCGTACCGTCACCGCACCGGACTTCCCGGTCGAGTTGGGATTCGCGCTGATGCTCTCCGCGCTGGTCTTCGCCGGAGCCGGCGGCGGCCAGAACCTGGTGCAGAGCAACTGGATCCGGGACAAGGGCTTCGGCATGGGCGCGTACGTCCCCCGCCTGGTCAGCCCGGTCACCGGCCGCAAGGAGGCGGCACCGGACGCGGCGGGCTTCGTGTTCGAGCCGACCGAGGAGAACCTGCGTCGGTGGCGCGGGTGGTGGCGGCTGGCCAACCGGGAGCAACTGGTCACCTTCGTGCTGATCTCCTTCGTCACCATCACGCTGATGTCGATGCTGGCCTACTCCACCGTGTACGGACAGCCGGGACTGGCCAACAGCGTGGACTTCCTGGCGGTGGAGGGGGAACGGCTCAAGGAGCTGGTCGGCGGCTGGTTCGGCGTCCTGTTCTGGATGATCGGGGCGTTCTCGCTGTTCGCCGCCGCGATGGGCATCGTGGACTACACCAGCCGACTCGCCGCCGATGTGCTCGCCACCTCGTACCTGCGCCGGGTCTCGGAGAGCCGGATCTACTTCGCTCTGGTCTGGGGCCTGGTCGGGCTGGGCTGCGCGATCCTGTTGGCCGGCTTCGCCCAACCGCTGGTGCTGCTGGTCATCTCGGCCTGCGTCGGCGGACTGATGATGTTCATCTACGCCATCCTGCTGCTGGTGGTCAACCGTCGGGTGCTGCCGGAGCAGATCCGCCCGCGCGGTTACCGGGTGGCGGCCCTGGTGTGGGCGGTGGTGCTGTTCGGAGTGTTCTCCGCCCTCACCATCTGGCAGCAGGGCGGGAAGCTGCTCGACTGGTTGAGCTGA
- a CDS encoding nuclear transport factor 2 family protein, protein MGQNHADTVQRYYELVDAADYDAIFRMFCDDVVYERGGTETIVGLDGLIRFYLTDRRIAAGRHSVESILADDDWVAARGVLDGRLKSGELVTVRWADFHRFRNDKIWRRYTYFADQPV, encoded by the coding sequence ATGGGGCAGAACCACGCCGACACGGTGCAGCGGTACTACGAACTCGTCGACGCCGCCGACTACGACGCGATCTTTCGGATGTTCTGCGACGACGTGGTGTACGAGCGCGGTGGCACCGAAACCATTGTCGGACTGGACGGACTCATCCGCTTCTACCTGACGGATCGGCGAATCGCCGCAGGGCGGCACTCGGTGGAGTCGATCCTCGCGGACGACGACTGGGTAGCCGCCCGCGGGGTCCTCGACGGCCGGCTCAAGAGCGGTGAGCTGGTGACCGTCAGGTGGGCGGACTTCCACAGGTTCCGGAACGACAAGATCTGGCGGCGGTACACCTACTTCGCCGACCAGCCGGTGTGA
- a CDS encoding class I SAM-dependent methyltransferase gives MDVFGPVADLYDSVRPGYPPEITDAVLAYHGGTPTSVVEVGAGTGKGTDVLARLGAPLTCIEPDPRMAAALTRRFPDARVHATTFERWSPPAGGADVLACAMAWHWLDPATRNTRARSALAPGGTMAVFGHRYDYADAAQRAAVRSALHAVDPTAQERPTDWFYQDIVDRGQFDDVRRQVFARQLRLDKERYLGLIRTFGPYLARPPAQQQRAIASLGRVVDDFGGTVVLDLRTTLVLGRAGRPADAR, from the coding sequence ATGGATGTCTTCGGGCCGGTAGCCGACCTGTACGACAGCGTCCGGCCGGGATACCCGCCGGAGATCACCGACGCGGTCCTCGCCTACCACGGAGGTACACCGACGTCCGTGGTCGAGGTCGGCGCCGGCACGGGCAAGGGCACCGACGTCCTCGCCCGCCTCGGCGCGCCCCTGACCTGCATCGAGCCCGATCCCCGGATGGCGGCGGCACTCACCCGGCGATTCCCGGACGCCCGCGTGCACGCCACCACGTTCGAGCGGTGGTCACCGCCGGCCGGCGGGGCGGACGTCCTGGCCTGCGCCATGGCCTGGCACTGGCTGGACCCGGCCACCCGCAACACGCGGGCCCGCAGCGCGCTCGCACCCGGCGGGACAATGGCGGTCTTCGGACATCGCTACGACTACGCCGACGCCGCCCAACGGGCGGCGGTCCGGTCCGCGCTGCACGCCGTCGACCCGACCGCGCAGGAACGCCCCACGGACTGGTTCTACCAGGACATCGTCGACCGGGGGCAGTTCGACGACGTACGCCGGCAGGTCTTCGCACGCCAGCTGCGGTTGGACAAGGAGCGGTACCTCGGGCTGATCCGCACGTTCGGGCCGTACCTCGCCCGGCCGCCGGCCCAGCAGCAGCGCGCGATCGCCTCCCTCGGCCGGGTCGTCGACGACTTCGGCGGCACCGTCGTCCTGGATCTGCGCACCACGCTGGTGCTGGGCCGGGCGGGGAGGCCGGCGGATGCTCGGTGA
- a CDS encoding polyketide cyclase: MGRHRRGHRRSYPCDDFVAAPTLRAWRGVRVDAPTAAVWPWVAQVRLAPYSYDWIDNLGRRSPRRLAGLPEPTVGEPFTAVGGRPQGRILSVDPGQQLTGGIMGAVMSYVLVPVADDTTRLLLKVVMRANRAVAFGACVGDLVMARRQLLNLKQLAEHSTA; this comes from the coding sequence GTGGGGCGTCACCGACGAGGACACAGACGTTCCTACCCGTGTGACGACTTCGTCGCCGCGCCCACCCTGCGGGCGTGGCGCGGGGTACGCGTCGACGCGCCCACGGCGGCGGTGTGGCCGTGGGTCGCCCAGGTGCGGCTCGCGCCGTACTCGTACGACTGGATCGACAACCTCGGCCGCCGGTCACCCCGACGACTGGCCGGCCTGCCCGAGCCGACGGTGGGAGAGCCCTTCACCGCCGTCGGCGGACGCCCACAGGGCCGGATCCTCTCCGTCGACCCGGGGCAGCAGCTGACCGGCGGGATCATGGGCGCCGTCATGTCCTACGTCCTCGTCCCCGTGGCGGACGACACCACCCGCCTGCTGCTCAAGGTCGTCATGCGGGCGAACCGGGCGGTCGCGTTCGGGGCCTGCGTCGGGGACCTGGTGATGGCCCGCCGGCAGTTGCTGAACCTCAAGCAGCTCGCCGAGCACAGCACCGCGTGA